The Apium graveolens cultivar Ventura chromosome 6, ASM990537v1, whole genome shotgun sequence genome contains a region encoding:
- the LOC141664845 gene encoding uncharacterized protein LOC141664845, translating to MVYCSPSEIYSPVIQKVPPILCLKKASRSTAFEWNDECKSSFAELKAFLTNPHILTRPILGEVSRVYLSASDDTVAAILVRFNEGNKVPLYCISHSLRDAETRYPQRILHKPDMMERLAAWTIELSQFYIEYKPRTAIKAQVLSDFVVGCQFRARHSNPDEDKLRSWLLFVDGTSTTSSGGARIIIISLEGFKIQQALKFEFQATNNVAEYEALIAGLKLATSLEIEIIDIFGDSQLVAKQISGEFKTHNENMAKYLSITQELFKKFSSWKLSNVDRAENQWTDSLAKLASSNLQINLDPVYVDILTAPAFDIPAVNHIQNNPDWQKPLLEYILENKLPTEKNEARSVMFKARNYYTIGLVLYRRSLTEPLLRCLSPEEADQEILEVHTGIYGEHLGGKNLALKIIRQGLYWPTL from the exons ATGGTGTATTGCAGTCCTTCGGAGATTTATTCCCCAGTCATCCAAAAGGTGCCTCCCATTCTTTGCCTCAAAAAGGCCTCAAGATCAACAGCCTTCGAATGGAACGATGAGTGCAAATCCAGTTTCGCAGAGCTTAAGGCATTTTTGACAAATCCCCATATCCTCACTCGTCCTATCCTTGGCGAGGTTTCGCGTGTATACCTCTCAGCCTCCGACGACACGGTGGCAGCTATCCTCGTCCGGTTCAACGAAGGAAACAAAGTTCCATTGTACTGTATTAGTCACTCGTTGCGAGATGCTGAAACTCGATACCCACAG AGAATATTGCATAAGCCTGACATGATGGAAAGACTCGCGGCATGGACCATTGAGTTAAGCCAGTTTTATATCGAGTACAAGCCCCGAACCGCCATAAAGGCTCAAGTTCTTTCAGATTTTGTGGTAGGGTGCCAATTCAGGGCCAGACATTCAAATCCTGATGAGGATAAATTACGATCATGGTTACTATTTGTCGATGGAACTTCAACCACCAGTTCAGGAGGAGCAAGAATAATTATAATCAGTCTAGAAGGATTCAAGATCCAACAAGCCCTCAAGTTCGAATTCCAAGCGACAAACAATGTAGCCGAATATGAGGCATTAATTGCAGGGTTGAAACTAGCAACAAGTCTCGAGATCGAAATTATCGATATTTTTGGCGACTCTCAGCTGGTGGCCAAACAGATAAGTGGAGAATTTAAAACTCACAATGAAAACATGGCCAAGTACCTTTCAATCACACAAGAACTGTTCAAAAAATTCTCTTCATGGAAACTCTCTAATGTCGATAGGGCGGAGAATCAGTGGACAGATTCCCTCGCCAAGTTAGCCTCATCTAATTTACAAATCAATCTAGACCCTGTATATGTTGACATCCTAACAGCCCCGGCCTTCGATATACCGGCAGTCAACCACATTCAGAACAATCCTGACTGGCAAAAACCCTTGCTCGAATATATCCTCGAAAATAAACTCCCAACAGAGAAAAATGAAGCCCGTTCGGTCATGTTCAAAGCACGAAACTACTACACGATAGGCTTAGTATTGTACCGACGCTCCTTAACTGAACCCCTACTCCGATGTCTAAGCCCCGAGGAAGCCGATCAGGAGATTCTCGAAGTTCATACAGGAATATATGGAGAACATCTCGGAGGAAAGAACTTAGCTCTTAAAATCATTAGACAGGGACTGTACTGGCCCacactataa